One Microcaecilia unicolor chromosome 4, aMicUni1.1, whole genome shotgun sequence genomic region harbors:
- the IRS2 gene encoding insulin receptor substrate 2, with the protein MASPQTTGLLLPVLPLSPPGGSANLNHNNNNNSSSVKKCGYLRKHKHGHKRFFVLREPGDGYPARLEYYESEKKWKNKAGAAKRVIALDSCLNINKRADAKHKYLIALYTKDEYFAVAADNEQEQESWYQALTDLLSNNCGSNCSLPVGGCLAATPCSSSSAASSCSLSVGAGDDLNYGLITPASATYREVWQVTLKPKGLGQSKNLTGVYRLCLSARTIGFVKLNSEVPSVTLQLMNIRRCGHSDSFFFIEVGRSAATGPGELWMQADDSVVAQNIHETILEAMKAMKELAEFRPRSKSQSSGSNPITVPSSRRHHHLNHPPPSQTGLPRRARNDINTTSTSPASKFISCRNRTASEGDGRAAAVAGSPLSPSTLRTAQLSRSNTMGGRHGKIVLVPLPHSRSMSMPMSQSPPPASSPISLSSSSGHGSASDPLPRPFSCSASVSPSDGGFLSLDEYGSSPGPRSATPELSAAETPPPGGRELYGYMIMERQMPLRGCRIIPRDDEMEKGHRKRTYSLTTPARQRVPPQVSSASLDEATLGRLSSYAASPKLAYHPYPEDYGDVEIGSSSGGDNGYMPMTPGVALPASSGSMISRGEDYVPMSPTSVSAPKLILHPRPCAHVPQQQQPPPINGYKSASPAGSSPEDNGYMRMWCSSKLSVESSNGDYMNMSPNDHCASLTPPDYFSEPPKLSPTCFYAQVLASRNGDSDQYVFMNSLGQRIATELPHQPVPSPDAASFQRARAPRPSRLQLDTIRTLPSMNEQPLPPEPDSPGEYINIDFGQGHLRYSPPSLSADSPVSSVGSGPGRRQSPLSDYMNLDFGSQSPKGSLETVSPAPGHSFLQVVAPGPVESDYTEMTFSASATPPQPIVQKPDGSQVTSPTSGLKRLTLIDQLSGGAEAFTLPGPPPPDPNRGAKVIRVDPQGRRRHSSETFSSTTTVTPVSPSFAHNPKRHNSASVENVSLRKSEGPDAVEEQQQQPPKLLASPMCRHTSAGFQNGLNYIAMDESLIAKGRNAFDLGSYAHMDFATAVKE; encoded by the coding sequence ATGGCGAGTCCGCagaccactgggctgctgctgcCGGTGCTGCCCCTGAGCCCCCCTGGGGGCAGTGCTAACCTGAAccacaacaataacaacaacagcagcagcgTAAAGAAGTGCGGCTACCTGCGCAAACACAAGCACGGCCACAAGCGCTTCTTCGTGCTGCGGGAGCCCGGGGACGGTTACCCGGCCAGGCTCGAGTACTACGAGAGCGAGAAGAAGTGGAAGAACAAGGCGGGGGCGGCCAAGAGGGTAATCGCGCTCGACTCCTGCCTCAACATTAACAAGCGGGCGGACGCCAAGCACAAGTACCTGATCGCCCTCTACACCAAGGACGAGTACTTTGCCGTGGCCGCTGACAACGAGCAGGAGCAGGAAAGCTGGTACCAAGCGCTCACCGACCTGCTGAGCAACAACTGCGGCTCCAACTGCTCCCTCCCGGTCGGGGGCTGCCTGGCCGCCACCCCCTGCTCCTCCTCATCTGCCGCCTCCTCCTGCAGTCTCTCTGTTGGTGCCGGCGACGACCTCAACTACGGGCTGATCACGCCAGCGAGCGCCACCTACCGGGAGGTCTGGCAGGTGACCCTGAAGCCCAAAGGACTAGGGCAGAGCAAAAACTTAACTGGAGTGTATCGGCTCTGCCTCTCGGCCCGCACCATCGGCTTCGTCAAGCTGAACTCCGAGGTGCCCTCCGTCACCCTGCAGCTCATGAACATTAGGCGATGCGGCCACTCGGACAGTTTCTTCTTTATCGAAGTGGGCCGTTCGGCAGCCACAGGACCCGGAGAGCTCTGGATGCAGGCTGATGACTCTGTGGTGGCGCAGAACATCCACGAAACGATCCTGGAGGCCATGAAGGCGATGAAGGAGCTGGCTGAGTTCCGGCCACGCAGCAAGAGCCAGTCCTCGGGCTCCAACCCCATCACGGTGCCCAGcagtcgccgccaccaccacctcaaTCACCCACCCCCCAGCCAGACTGGTCTGCCCCGCAGGGCTCGCAATGACATCAACACCACTTCCACCTCCCCAGCTAGCAAGTTCATCTCTTGCCGCAATCGCACAGCCAGTGAGGGCGACGGCCGAGCGGCTGCTGTGGCTGGTAGTCCCCTTAGCCCCAGCACCCTGAGGACCGCACAGCTGAGCCGCTCAAACACCATGGGTGGTCGCCATGGCAAGATTGTGTTGGTGCCGCTGCCGCATAGCCGCTCCATGTCTATGCCCATGTCGCAGTCACCGCCGCCTGCCAGCAGCCCCATCAGTCTGTCATCAAGCAGTGGCCACGGCTCAGCCTCGGACCCCTTGCCAAGGCCCTTCAGCTGCAGTGCTTCCGTGTCACCCAGTGATGGCGGTTTCCTCTCCTTAGATGAGTACGGCTCCAGCCCAGGACCACGGAGTGCCACCCCCGAGTTGAGCGCCGCCGAGACGCCACCACCTGGTGGCCGGGAGCTGTATGGCTATATGATCATGGAGAGGCAGATGCCGCTGCGGGGCTGTCGGATTATCCCCCGAGATGATGAGATGGAGAAGGGTCACCGGAAGCGCACATACTCTCTCACCACTCCTGCCCGGCAGAGAGTACCCCCACAGGTGTCCTCAGCTTCCCTAGATGAGGCCACCCTGGGCCGCCTCTCCTCCTATGCTGCCTCACCCAAGCTCGCCTACCACCCGTATCCTGAAGACTATGGTGATGTAGAGATTGGCTCCAGCAGTGGCGGAGACAATGGCTACATGCCCATGACCCCCGGAGTGGCACTCCCTGCTAGCAGTGGCAGCATGATCAGCAGAGGTGAGGACTACGTGCCCATGAGCCCCACCAGTGTTTCGGCACCCAAACTCATTCTGCACCCGCGACCCTGCGCTCATGTACCGCAGCAGCAGCAACCCCCACCTATAAATGGCTACAAGAGTGCCTCGCCAGCAGGCAGCTCCCCAGAGGACAACGGCTACATGCGCATGTGGTGCAGCTCCAAGCTTTCTGTGGAGAGCTCCAATGGAGACTACATGAACATGTCCCCCAATGACCACTGTGCCTCACTCACGCCGCCTGACTACTTCTCGGAGCCACCCAAGCTCTCCCCTACCTGCTTCTACGCCCAGGTCCTGGCATCCCGCAACGGTGACTCGGATCAGTATGTCTTCATGAACTCTCTGGGGCAGCGGATTGCCACCGAGCTGCCCCATCAGCCCGTGCCTTCCCCTGATGCTGCTTCCTTCCAGCGGGCTCGAGCACCCCGGCCCTCCCGCCTGCAGCTGGACACGATCAGGACTCTACCAAGCATGAACGAGCAGCCGCTGCCACCTGAGCCCGACAGCCCCGGCGAGTACATCAACATCGACTTTGGCCAGGGGCACCTGCGCTACTCACCACCCTCACTGTCTGCTGACAGCCCGGTTTCGTCAGTGGGCTCTGGTCCTGGGCGGCGTCAGTCTCCTCTCTCCGACTACATGAATCTGGACTTTGGCTCGCAATCACCCAAGGGCTCCCTGGAAACCGTGTCCCCTGCCCCAGGCCACTCCTTTCTACAAGTGGTGGCTCCTGGGCCAGTTGAGAGTGACTACACAGAGATGACATTTAGCGCCTCTGCCACCCCGCCGCAGCCCATTGTCCAAAAGCCAGATGGCAGCCAGGTGACCAGCCCAACATCGGGCCTCAAGCGACTGACTCTCATTGATCAACTCTCGGGTGGCGCCGAGGCCTTCACCTTGCCTGGACCTCCGCCGCCTGACCCCAACCGTGGAGCTAAAGTGATCCGTGTGGACCCTCAGGGCCGCCGGCGCCATAGCTCAGAAACCTTTTCCTCCACCACCACTGTGACCCCTGTGTCGCCGTCCTTTGCACACAACCCCAAGAGGCACAACTCGGCGTCCGTGGAGAACGTCTCACTCAGGAAAAGCGAAGGGCCAGACGCGGTggaagaacagcagcagcagccaccgaAGCTCCTTGCCAGCCCCATGTGCCGCCACACCTCGGCCGGCTTCCAAAACGGCCTCAACTACATCGCCATGGACGAGAGCCTGATTGCCAAGGGTAGGAATGCCTTCGACCTGGGCAGCTACGCCCACATGGACTTTGCCACGGCTGTCAAAG